One Janthinobacterium sp. TB1-E2 genomic region harbors:
- a CDS encoding chemotaxis protein CheB, which translates to MTRSKHSNTSVPEVAAIVFPVVAIGASAGGLDPIVAFLANVPQESGIAYVVIQHLDPTQKAMLPELLQRATSIPVTEITHQAELRPNHIYVIPSNADLGLSKGRFVLSEPVQLRGHRLPINTFFESLASELGELAVGVVFSGMGSDGTRGLQAIKQAGGLTLAQHPDTAKFDMMPQSAIAAEVVDLVDFPDKMPGKIITYLFRSSFLSLPGHEPNGRNSLQEIVALLSEHTGNSFTDYKINTVLRRIERRMSLYQMTSMEEYVPYLRANPAEIDLLFKELLIGVTNFFRDPKVWEYLKMVVFPQMLAAHPDGRAFKAWVPACSTGEEAYSLAMVFHEVVASINPPSKYSLQIFATDLSADAIDRARQGHFPHSIISDVSAERLARFFVNDKNGYHVKKEIRNTIIFAQQNIISDPPFTKLDILCCRNLLIYLNAKLQQRLIPLFHYALNRDGILLLGSADTPGHFSDLFSPLTTSTRLYRRLDNLARQRLPTYFPTKVSLASPPTPSDTREVSMTGKIQSHVEQLLLQKYSPAAALLNQDGDILYINGRTGAFLEPAAGKANWNIHAMAREGLRYELASLIKQALQSESVVRLKGLVVKDHLGQSLGVDLSAEALSQPESLRGMVFVTFSSAPLVTEVRRGRSPNPKVLELEQQLAQARNEIQAVRDEMQTSREELKSANEELQSTNEELQSTNEELTTSKEEMQSLNEELYTVNAELQSKVDDLSLVNSDMKNLLNSTDIATIFLDSDLRIRRFTAPATQIYKLIQTDLRRPLSDIVNDLDYPSLEDDALEVIRSLVFCERQVETKTGRWYNVRIMPYRTIENVIDGVVVTFINITESKLLEAQLRQIQSGAAAAGNSGENVS; encoded by the coding sequence ATGACACGCAGTAAACACAGCAATACTTCCGTTCCCGAAGTGGCCGCCATCGTTTTCCCGGTGGTGGCCATCGGCGCTTCCGCCGGCGGGCTTGATCCCATCGTCGCTTTCCTTGCCAACGTGCCGCAGGAAAGCGGGATCGCCTATGTGGTGATCCAGCACCTCGATCCCACGCAAAAGGCCATGCTGCCGGAACTGCTGCAGCGCGCCACCAGCATTCCCGTCACGGAAATCACGCACCAGGCGGAATTGCGGCCCAATCACATCTATGTGATCCCGTCGAATGCCGACCTGGGCCTGTCGAAAGGGCGTTTCGTGCTCAGCGAGCCGGTGCAGCTGCGCGGCCACCGCCTGCCCATCAATACTTTTTTCGAGAGTCTCGCCAGCGAACTGGGCGAACTGGCCGTCGGCGTGGTGTTTTCCGGCATGGGCAGCGACGGCACGCGCGGCCTGCAGGCGATCAAGCAGGCGGGCGGCCTGACCCTGGCCCAGCATCCCGATACGGCCAAGTTCGACATGATGCCGCAAAGCGCGATTGCCGCTGAAGTGGTCGACCTGGTCGATTTCCCCGACAAGATGCCGGGCAAGATCATCACCTATCTGTTCCGCAGCAGTTTTCTCAGCTTGCCCGGGCATGAGCCGAACGGGCGCAATTCCTTGCAGGAAATTGTTGCCTTGCTGTCCGAACATACGGGCAACAGCTTTACCGATTACAAGATCAATACGGTGCTGCGGCGCATCGAACGGCGCATGAGCTTGTATCAAATGACGTCGATGGAGGAGTACGTGCCGTATTTGCGGGCCAATCCCGCCGAAATCGACTTGCTGTTCAAGGAATTGCTGATCGGCGTGACGAACTTCTTCCGCGACCCCAAGGTGTGGGAATACCTGAAGATGGTGGTGTTTCCGCAAATGCTGGCGGCCCATCCGGACGGGCGGGCCTTCAAGGCCTGGGTGCCCGCCTGCTCCACGGGCGAGGAAGCGTATTCGCTGGCCATGGTCTTCCATGAAGTGGTGGCCAGCATCAATCCGCCGTCGAAATACAGCCTGCAGATCTTTGCCACCGACCTGTCGGCCGACGCGATCGACCGCGCACGGCAGGGTCATTTTCCGCACAGCATCATCAGCGACGTGTCGGCCGAACGGCTGGCGCGTTTCTTTGTTAATGACAAGAACGGCTACCACGTGAAGAAGGAGATACGCAACACGATCATCTTTGCCCAGCAAAACATCATTTCAGACCCGCCGTTTACCAAGCTCGACATACTGTGCTGCCGCAATCTGTTGATTTACCTCAATGCCAAGCTGCAGCAGCGTTTGATACCCTTGTTTCATTACGCGCTGAACCGCGACGGCATTTTGCTGCTGGGCAGCGCCGACACGCCCGGCCATTTTTCCGACCTGTTTTCGCCCCTGACCACGTCGACCCGGCTGTATCGCCGCCTCGACAACCTGGCGCGCCAGCGACTGCCCACGTATTTCCCCACCAAGGTATCGTTGGCATCCCCCCCTACACCTAGCGACACGAGAGAAGTCAGCATGACTGGAAAGATTCAATCCCATGTCGAGCAATTATTGCTCCAGAAATATTCGCCTGCCGCCGCGCTGCTGAACCAGGATGGCGACATCCTGTACATCAACGGCCGCACGGGCGCCTTCCTGGAACCGGCGGCCGGCAAGGCCAACTGGAATATCCACGCCATGGCGCGCGAAGGCTTGCGCTACGAGCTGGCGAGCCTGATCAAGCAAGCCCTGCAAAGCGAAAGCGTGGTGCGCCTGAAGGGGCTGGTGGTCAAGGACCACCTGGGACAATCGCTGGGCGTGGACCTGAGCGCCGAAGCGCTGAGCCAGCCCGAGTCCTTGCGCGGCATGGTCTTCGTGACGTTCTCCAGTGCGCCGCTGGTGACCGAGGTGCGCCGCGGCCGTTCGCCGAATCCGAAGGTGCTGGAACTGGAGCAGCAACTGGCGCAGGCGCGCAATGAAATCCAGGCCGTGCGCGACGAGATGCAGACGTCGCGCGAGGAACTCAAGTCGGCCAACGAGGAATTGCAGTCGACCAATGAAGAGCTGCAATCGACGAACGAGGAGCTGACTACCTCGAAGGAAGAGATGCAGTCGCTCAACGAGGAGCTGTACACGGTCAATGCCGAGCTGCAATCGAAGGTCGACGACTTGTCGCTGGTCAACAGCGACATGAAGAACCTGCTCAACAGCACCGATATCGCCACCATTTTCCTCGACAGCGACCTGCGCATCCGCCGCTTCACGGCGCCGGCCACGCAAATCTACAAGCTGATCCAGACGGACCTGCGTCGCCCGCTCAGCGACATCGTCAACGACCTCGACTATCCTAGCCTGGAAGACGATGCGCTGGAAGTGATCCGCAGCCTCGTGTTTTGCGAGCGGCAAGTGGAAACCAAGACGGGGCGCTGGTACAACGTGCGCATCATGCCGTATCGCACGATCGAAAACGTGATCGATGGCGTGGTGGTGACCTTCATCAACATCACGGAATCGAAACTGCTGGAAGCCCAGTTGCGCCAGATCCAGTCCGGCGCCGCGGCGGCCGGTAATAGCGGCGAGAACGTGTCATGA
- a CDS encoding efflux transporter outer membrane subunit: MKQVKPIPSAVPARHLLALAAAVLLAGCAVSPAYETPTAAAPQTFKEAAGWQPAVPADTLERGPWWTLFGDAQLNQLAEGIDISNQNVAAAIASYEQARALVREQRASLFPTVNLTGSGARSGGGGEQQTNNNFKAAIGASWEPDIWGRLRAGVTGADASAAASAADLAAARLSAQGELATNYFSLRQSDAQIALLNATIDGYKRVLEITSNRFNSGIAAKSDLLQAQTQLANAQIDLSSQTRARAQLEHAIAILLGKAPSDFSLAVAPWTLTVPEVPLGVPSTLLQRRPDIAAAERRVAVANEQIGIARSAYYPSLNLTGSYGSGASKVGDLFNASSSLWSLGVSAAQTLFNAGATTASVDAAKAGHEAAVARYRQTVLTAFGAVEDQLSATRALAEQLALRQQASSAADQVEQQMLNRYNAGQVGYTDVVTAQVTALSARRSLVQAQADRQTTAVALIQSLGGGWHAPQAQ; encoded by the coding sequence ATGAAGCAAGTAAAACCTATTCCATCCGCCGTCCCCGCACGCCACTTGCTGGCGCTGGCGGCTGCTGTCCTGCTGGCCGGCTGCGCCGTCAGCCCCGCGTATGAAACGCCGACGGCCGCCGCGCCGCAAACGTTCAAGGAGGCGGCCGGCTGGCAGCCTGCCGTGCCGGCCGATACCCTGGAACGGGGTCCCTGGTGGACCCTGTTCGGCGACGCGCAGCTGAACCAGCTGGCCGAGGGCATCGACATATCGAACCAGAACGTGGCGGCCGCCATCGCCTCCTACGAGCAGGCGCGCGCGCTGGTGCGCGAACAGCGCGCCTCGCTGTTCCCCACGGTGAACCTGACGGGCAGCGGCGCCCGCTCCGGTGGCGGGGGCGAGCAGCAGACGAACAACAACTTCAAGGCCGCCATCGGCGCGTCGTGGGAACCGGATATCTGGGGCCGCTTGCGCGCGGGCGTGACGGGCGCTGACGCCAGTGCGGCGGCCAGCGCGGCCGACCTGGCCGCGGCGCGCCTGTCGGCGCAGGGCGAACTGGCCACCAATTATTTTTCGCTGCGCCAGAGCGATGCGCAGATCGCGCTGCTCAATGCCACGATCGACGGCTACAAGCGCGTGCTCGAGATCACCAGCAACCGCTTCAACTCGGGCATCGCCGCCAAGTCCGACCTGCTGCAGGCGCAGACGCAGCTGGCCAATGCGCAGATCGATTTGTCGAGCCAGACGCGTGCGCGCGCCCAGCTCGAACATGCGATCGCCATCCTGCTGGGGAAGGCGCCATCCGACTTCAGCCTGGCCGTGGCGCCGTGGACCCTGACCGTGCCCGAGGTGCCGCTGGGCGTGCCGTCGACCCTGCTGCAGCGCCGTCCCGACATCGCCGCCGCAGAGCGCCGCGTGGCCGTGGCCAACGAGCAGATCGGCATCGCCCGCTCGGCCTACTATCCGAGCCTGAACCTGACGGGATCGTACGGCTCCGGCGCCAGCAAGGTGGGCGACCTGTTCAATGCATCGTCGAGCCTGTGGTCCTTGGGCGTGTCGGCCGCGCAAACGCTGTTCAACGCGGGCGCCACGACGGCCAGCGTGGATGCGGCCAAGGCGGGGCATGAGGCGGCCGTGGCGCGCTACCGCCAGACGGTATTGACTGCCTTTGGCGCCGTGGAAGACCAGTTGTCGGCCACGCGCGCGCTGGCCGAGCAGCTGGCCTTGCGCCAGCAGGCGTCGTCGGCCGCCGACCAGGTCGAGCAGCAGATGCTGAACCGCTACAATGCGGGCCAGGTCGGCTACACGGACGTGGTGACGGCGCAAGTGACGGCCCTGTCGGCGCGCCGTTCGCTGGTGCAGGCGCAGGCGGACCGCCAGACGACGGCCGTGGCCCTGATCCAGTCGCTGGGCGGCGGCTGGCATGCGCCGCAGGCGCAGTAG
- a CDS encoding efflux RND transporter permease subunit — MNLSEPFVKRPIATVLLTIGIALAGVGAFFVLPVSPLPQVDYPTISVSASLPGASPATMATSVATPLERRLGVISGVNEMTSSSGTGSARINLQFDLNRKIDSAAREVQAAIAAARVDLPATLRSNPTYRKANPSDAPVIILALTSKTRTPGQIYDAVSNLVQQKVAQVKGVGDVELGGGSLPAVRVELLPYQLNHYSVSMEDVRAAIQASNANRPKGAISGDERSLQIYSGAATASGGRSAADYRSLVVAWRDGAAIRLDDVAEVVDGVENNNTLGLFNGDPAVIVLITRQPGANVIATVDGVRALLPQLQAQLPGDIKLQVASDSTNSIRSSLHEIEFTLILSIVLVVLVVSAFLRSVRATIIPAVATIVSLLGTFGVMYMLGFSLNNLSLMALTVATGFVVDDAIVVLENTQRHIEAGMDRFKAALLGAREVGFTVLSISLSLVAVFIPLLFMGGQVGRLFREFAVTLSAAVMISLVISLTTTPMMCAWLLKSGEQHKPPGLVARWFERGFERMLKVYEHCLDWALSSAALVMTILVFVVGLNVYLFAAAPKGFFPQQDTGQINGGMRADQSISFQAMQSKLRQLVDIIKDDPAVATVVGFTGGGRAGGGFMFIDLKPASQRTDKGQAVIARLRPQLAKVTGISLFLNPVQDLRMGGRSSNSTYQYTLISDNQADLKKWAAKLADQMKLQPALIDVDTDQAENGVETFVSIDKDRATQLGVQVKDIDNALYNSFGQRQVATIYDELNQYHVIMEVAPRYAQSPEALRSVYVPASNAAAVAATGSTTTAATTSVAPSNTTAARDPSSGSALSTTLAHMVPLSSFSSFAESSTATSINHQGGELATTVSFNLADGYPLSDGQAAVAQAESEIGMPVNVRGSFQGSAKSAQDSNKEQPLLILAAIVVIYIVLGILYESLIHPVTVLSTLPSAGVGAVLALLLFRMEFSIIALIGVFLLIGIVKKNAILIIDFALEAERSRGLSAVEAVREACLLRFRPILMTTLAAALGALPLAIGFGEGSELRQPLGVAIIGGLIASQLLTLLTTPVVYILLDKLRTRSADEQQLSRIPGPDNPSTQS, encoded by the coding sequence GTGAACCTGTCCGAACCGTTCGTCAAGCGTCCCATCGCCACCGTGCTGCTGACCATCGGCATCGCGCTGGCCGGTGTCGGCGCCTTCTTCGTGCTGCCCGTCTCGCCGCTGCCGCAGGTCGATTATCCGACCATTTCCGTCAGCGCCAGCCTGCCCGGCGCCAGCCCAGCGACCATGGCCACGTCGGTGGCCACGCCGCTGGAACGGCGCCTCGGCGTGATCTCGGGCGTGAACGAGATGACGTCGTCGTCGGGCACGGGCTCGGCGCGCATCAACCTGCAGTTCGACCTGAACCGCAAGATCGACTCGGCCGCGCGCGAAGTGCAGGCGGCGATTGCCGCCGCGCGCGTGGACTTGCCTGCTACCTTGCGCAGCAATCCCACTTACCGCAAGGCCAATCCGTCCGACGCGCCCGTGATCATCCTGGCGCTGACGTCGAAAACGCGCACGCCAGGCCAGATCTACGACGCCGTGTCGAACCTGGTGCAGCAGAAGGTGGCGCAAGTCAAGGGCGTGGGCGACGTGGAACTAGGCGGCGGTTCACTGCCGGCCGTACGCGTGGAACTGTTGCCGTACCAGCTCAATCACTACAGCGTGTCGATGGAAGACGTGCGCGCGGCCATCCAGGCCAGCAACGCCAACCGGCCCAAGGGCGCCATTTCCGGCGACGAACGCAGCCTGCAAATCTATTCGGGCGCGGCGACGGCTTCGGGCGGGCGCAGCGCGGCCGACTACCGCAGCCTGGTCGTGGCCTGGCGCGACGGCGCCGCCATCCGCCTCGACGACGTGGCCGAAGTGGTCGACGGCGTGGAGAACAACAATACCCTGGGCCTGTTCAACGGCGACCCGGCCGTCATCGTACTGATCACGCGCCAGCCGGGCGCCAACGTCATCGCCACGGTCGACGGCGTGCGCGCGCTGCTGCCGCAACTGCAGGCGCAGCTGCCGGGCGACATCAAGCTGCAGGTGGCGTCCGACAGCACCAATTCCATCCGTTCCTCGCTGCACGAGATCGAGTTCACCCTGATCCTGTCCATCGTGCTCGTCGTGCTGGTGGTCAGCGCCTTTTTGCGCAGCGTGCGCGCCACCATCATCCCGGCTGTCGCTACCATCGTCTCGCTCTTGGGCACCTTCGGCGTGATGTACATGCTGGGCTTCAGCCTGAACAACCTGTCGCTGATGGCGCTGACGGTGGCCACGGGCTTTGTCGTCGACGACGCCATCGTGGTGCTGGAAAACACGCAGCGCCACATCGAGGCGGGCATGGACCGCTTCAAGGCGGCCCTGCTGGGCGCGCGCGAAGTGGGTTTTACCGTGCTGTCGATCAGCCTGTCCTTGGTCGCCGTCTTCATCCCGCTGCTGTTCATGGGCGGGCAGGTGGGGCGGCTGTTCCGCGAATTCGCCGTGACCCTGTCGGCCGCCGTGATGATTTCGCTGGTCATCTCGCTGACCACCACGCCGATGATGTGCGCCTGGCTGCTGAAAAGCGGCGAGCAGCACAAGCCGCCCGGCCTTGTCGCGCGCTGGTTCGAACGCGGTTTCGAGCGCATGCTGAAAGTGTATGAACACTGCCTGGACTGGGCCTTGTCCAGCGCCGCGCTGGTGATGACCATTCTCGTGTTCGTCGTCGGCCTGAACGTGTACCTGTTCGCGGCCGCGCCCAAGGGCTTTTTCCCGCAGCAGGATACGGGCCAGATCAATGGCGGCATGCGCGCCGACCAGAGCATCTCGTTCCAGGCCATGCAAAGCAAATTGCGCCAGCTGGTCGACATCATCAAGGACGATCCGGCCGTCGCCACCGTTGTCGGGTTTACGGGCGGCGGCAGGGCGGGGGGCGGTTTCATGTTCATCGACTTGAAGCCGGCGTCGCAGCGCACGGACAAGGGGCAAGCCGTGATCGCGCGATTGCGCCCGCAACTGGCCAAGGTGACGGGCATTTCGCTGTTCCTCAATCCCGTGCAGGATTTGCGCATGGGCGGACGCTCGAGCAATTCGACCTACCAGTACACCCTGATCAGCGACAACCAGGCGGACCTCAAAAAATGGGCGGCGAAGCTGGCCGACCAGATGAAGCTGCAGCCGGCCCTGATCGACGTCGATACGGACCAGGCGGAAAACGGCGTGGAAACCTTTGTTTCCATCGACAAGGACCGCGCCACGCAGCTGGGCGTGCAAGTCAAGGATATCGACAATGCGCTGTACAACAGCTTCGGCCAGCGCCAGGTGGCGACCATCTACGATGAGCTGAACCAGTATCACGTGATCATGGAAGTGGCGCCGCGCTATGCGCAAAGCCCCGAAGCGCTGCGCTCCGTGTACGTGCCGGCGTCGAATGCGGCCGCCGTTGCCGCCACAGGCTCCACGACCACTGCCGCCACCACCAGCGTGGCGCCGTCGAATACGACGGCCGCGCGCGACCCGTCCAGCGGCTCGGCCCTGTCGACCACCCTGGCGCACATGGTGCCGCTGTCTTCGTTCAGCAGCTTTGCCGAAAGCTCGACGGCCACGTCGATCAACCACCAGGGCGGCGAACTGGCCACCACCGTGTCGTTCAACCTGGCCGACGGCTATCCGCTCAGCGACGGGCAGGCCGCCGTGGCCCAGGCGGAGTCGGAAATCGGCATGCCCGTGAATGTGCGTGGCAGCTTCCAGGGTTCGGCCAAGAGCGCGCAGGACAGCAACAAGGAGCAGCCGCTGTTGATCCTGGCGGCCATCGTGGTGATCTACATCGTGCTGGGCATCCTGTACGAAAGCCTGATCCACCCGGTCACCGTGCTGTCGACTTTGCCGTCGGCGGGCGTGGGCGCCGTGCTGGCATTGCTGCTGTTCCGTATGGAGTTTTCCATCATTGCCCTGATCGGCGTGTTCCTGTTGATCGGTATCGTGAAGAAAAATGCTATATTGATCATCGACTTCGCGCTGGAGGCCGAGCGTTCGCGCGGCTTGAGTGCTGTGGAGGCGGTGCGCGAGGCATGTTTGCTGCGTTTCCGCCCCATTCTGATGACCACCCTCGCGGCGGCGCTTGGCGCCTTGCCGCTGGCGATCGGTTTCGGCGAGGGGTCGGAGCTACGCCAGCCCTTGGGGGTCGCCATCATCGGCGGCCTGATTGCCAGCCAGTTACTCACATTGCTGACCACCCCGGTGGTCTACATCCTGCTCGACAAACTGCGCACGCGCAGCGCCGACGAGCAGCAATTGAGCCGCATTCCTGGGCCAGATAACCCGAGCACACAATCATGA
- a CDS encoding efflux RND transporter permease subunit, with translation MSPSTPFIKRPVATALLMLAIVLAGLVGFKFLPLAALPQVDFPTIQVQTLYPGASPEVMGQTVTAPLERQFGQMSGLQRMSSTSAAGVSIITLQFTLGQTLDVAEQEVQAAINAGGSLLPTDLPAPPVYAKINPADAPVLTLAITSDTMPLTQVQNIVNTRLALKISQVNGVGLVSLSGGQRPAVRIQGDTKLLASYGLGLDSLRTAIAAANVNSAKGSFDGPTRSFTINANDQLVTAEDYKRLIITYKNGAPVRLSDVANVVDSAENTRLGAWSGKQPAIILNVQRQPGANVIKTVDAIKALLPDLQASLPAAMKLDVLSDRTTGIRASVEHVEMELLLSVLLVVLVIFAFLHSMRATVIASLSVPISLIGACGVMYLLGYSLNNLSLMALTIATGFVVDDAIVMIENIARYIEEGETPMAAALKGASQIGFTIISLTVSLIAVLIPLLFMGDVVGRLFREFAMTLAITILISAVVSLTLVPMMSARWLKSHADEKISATGQRIQAFLDRVIVQYDHALVWVLKRQGLTLLVALATLVLTVILYITIPKGLFPTQDTGQLQARIETSQAVSYERMATLQQAAASALLEDPAVDTLSSLVGVDAANNTMLHTGSMLINLKRPRSGSQDEVMERLRNRVAKVAGVTLYLQPTQDLTIDAESGPTQYRVSLEGADTATVTEWAGKLAARMREKSQLRNVVTDAGATGAAVTVAIDRDSAARMSVTTATVDDALYNAFGQRIISTIFTETNQYRVILEAQPGIVTTPSDLSDLQVRTGSGKSTPLSAFASVSEKQAPLQITHVAQYPATTLGFDTTQGVALGSAVDAIRQAAKDIALPPSVTLTFLGAAGAYENSLSNQLWLILAAVVCVYIVLGVLYESYIHPLTILSTLPSAGVGALLALMISGQDLGVIGIIGIILLIGIVKKNAIMMIDFAIEAERDEGKSPQEAIHQAALLRFRPILMTTLAALFAAVPLMLGWGEGAELRRPLGLAIFGGLIVSQVLTLFTTPVIYLGFDRLGQRFASRTRGVNLDKPADNAGSAA, from the coding sequence ATGAGTCCATCGACGCCATTCATCAAGCGCCCCGTCGCCACGGCGCTGCTGATGCTGGCCATCGTGCTGGCGGGGCTGGTCGGCTTCAAGTTCCTGCCGCTGGCCGCCTTGCCGCAGGTGGACTTCCCCACCATCCAGGTGCAGACCTTGTATCCGGGGGCCAGTCCCGAAGTCATGGGGCAGACGGTGACGGCGCCGCTGGAGCGCCAGTTCGGACAGATGTCGGGCTTGCAGCGCATGAGTTCCACCAGCGCGGCCGGCGTGTCCATCATCACCCTGCAATTCACGCTGGGCCAGACCCTGGACGTGGCCGAGCAGGAAGTGCAGGCGGCCATCAACGCGGGCGGCTCGCTGCTGCCGACCGACTTGCCGGCGCCGCCCGTGTACGCGAAGATCAACCCGGCCGATGCGCCCGTGCTGACCCTGGCCATCACGTCGGATACGATGCCGCTGACGCAGGTGCAGAACATCGTCAATACGCGCCTGGCGCTCAAGATCAGCCAGGTCAACGGCGTGGGCCTCGTCTCGCTGTCGGGCGGCCAGCGTCCGGCCGTGCGCATCCAGGGCGACACCAAGTTGCTGGCGTCGTACGGCCTGGGCCTCGACAGCCTGCGCACGGCCATCGCGGCGGCCAACGTCAATAGCGCCAAGGGCAGTTTCGACGGCCCCACGCGCTCATTCACCATCAACGCCAACGACCAGCTGGTGACGGCGGAAGACTACAAGCGCCTGATCATCACCTATAAAAATGGCGCGCCCGTGCGCCTGTCCGACGTGGCCAATGTCGTCGACAGCGCGGAAAACACGCGCCTGGGCGCCTGGTCGGGCAAGCAGCCGGCCATCATCCTGAATGTGCAGCGCCAGCCCGGCGCCAACGTCATCAAGACGGTCGACGCCATCAAGGCCTTGCTGCCCGACCTGCAGGCCAGCCTGCCGGCGGCCATGAAGCTCGACGTGCTGAGCGACCGCACGACGGGCATCCGCGCCTCGGTCGAACACGTGGAAATGGAACTGCTGTTGTCCGTGCTGCTGGTGGTGCTGGTGATCTTCGCCTTTTTGCACAGCATGCGCGCCACGGTGATCGCCAGCCTGTCCGTGCCGATCTCGTTGATCGGCGCCTGCGGCGTCATGTATCTGCTCGGTTACAGCCTGAACAACCTGTCCTTGATGGCGCTGACCATCGCCACGGGCTTTGTCGTCGATGACGCCATCGTCATGATCGAAAACATCGCCCGCTACATCGAGGAGGGCGAAACGCCGATGGCCGCCGCCCTGAAGGGCGCGTCGCAGATCGGCTTTACCATCATCTCGCTGACGGTGTCATTGATCGCCGTGCTGATTCCCCTGCTGTTCATGGGCGATGTGGTGGGCCGCTTGTTCCGTGAATTTGCCATGACCCTGGCCATCACGATTCTGATTTCCGCCGTGGTCTCCCTGACCCTGGTGCCGATGATGTCGGCGCGCTGGCTGAAAAGCCACGCCGATGAAAAAATCAGCGCCACGGGCCAGCGCATCCAGGCCTTCCTCGACCGTGTGATCGTGCAGTACGACCATGCGCTCGTGTGGGTGCTGAAACGCCAGGGACTGACCCTGCTGGTGGCCCTGGCCACCCTGGTGCTGACCGTCATCCTCTACATCACCATCCCGAAAGGCCTGTTCCCCACGCAGGACACGGGGCAGCTGCAGGCGCGCATCGAAACCTCGCAAGCCGTCTCGTACGAACGCATGGCCACCTTGCAGCAGGCGGCCGCCAGCGCGTTGCTGGAAGACCCCGCTGTCGATACCCTGAGTTCCCTCGTCGGCGTCGATGCAGCCAACAACACCATGCTGCACACGGGCAGCATGCTGATCAACCTGAAGCGTCCGCGCAGCGGCAGCCAGGACGAGGTCATGGAGCGCCTGCGCAACCGCGTGGCCAAGGTGGCCGGCGTGACCCTGTATCTGCAGCCGACGCAGGATCTGACCATCGATGCGGAATCGGGCCCGACGCAGTACCGCGTCTCGCTCGAAGGGGCCGACACGGCCACCGTTACCGAGTGGGCCGGCAAGCTGGCCGCGCGCATGCGTGAAAAATCGCAGCTGCGCAATGTCGTCACGGATGCGGGCGCCACGGGCGCCGCCGTCACCGTGGCGATCGACCGCGACAGCGCCGCGCGCATGTCCGTGACCACGGCCACCGTCGACGACGCGCTGTACAACGCCTTCGGCCAGCGCATCATTTCGACGATTTTCACGGAAACCAACCAGTACCGCGTCATCCTCGAAGCACAGCCGGGCATCGTCACCACGCCGTCCGATCTGTCGGACCTGCAGGTGCGCACGGGTTCCGGCAAGTCGACGCCGCTGTCCGCCTTTGCCAGCGTCAGCGAAAAACAGGCACCGCTGCAAATCACGCACGTGGCGCAATACCCGGCCACGACCCTCGGCTTCGACACGACGCAGGGCGTGGCGCTGGGCAGCGCCGTCGACGCCATCCGCCAGGCGGCGAAAGACATCGCCTTGCCGCCATCGGTGACATTGACTTTCCTCGGCGCGGCCGGCGCGTATGAAAACTCGCTGTCGAATCAGCTGTGGCTCATTCTGGCCGCCGTCGTCTGCGTGTATATCGTGCTCGGCGTGCTGTACGAAAGCTACATCCACCCGCTGACGATTCTGTCGACCCTGCCGTCGGCCGGCGTGGGCGCCTTGCTGGCGCTGATGATCTCGGGGCAGGACCTGGGCGTGATCGGCATCATCGGCATCATCCTGCTGATCGGCATCGTCAAGAAGAACGCGATCATGATGATCGACTTCGCCATCGAGGCCGAACGCGATGAAGGCAAGAGCCCGCAGGAAGCCATCCACCAGGCGGCGCTGCTGCGCTTCCGTCCCATCCTGATGACGACCCTAGCGGCGCTGTTCGCGGCTGTGCCGCTGATGCTGGGCTGGGGCGAGGGCGCCGAGTTGCGCCGTCCGCTGGGCCTGGCCATCTTCGGCGGCCTGATCGTCAGCCAGGTGCTGACCCTGTTTACCACGCCCGTCATCTACCTGGGCTTCGACCGCCTGGGACAGCGCTTCGCCTCCAGAACGCGGGGCGTCAACCTGGACAAGCCGGCCGATAACGCGGGGAGCGCCGCGTGA